In one window of Polaromonas naphthalenivorans CJ2 DNA:
- a CDS encoding tetratricopeptide repeat protein gives MICSLKRRFDYLFSKAQALILLAFGQREQALSRFDRMLVLLPMDRYALASRAHVLVQLNRLDDSIANLQQLSRVTGTPVQQAAACFNLGYVLQQNGRHDEARPAFEKATEHQPCMDRAWYGLALVLIRQRQFHEARLALQKTTRLQPMSPYGWYRLAEVNLALSEPEKARQVIDHLRQFEPKVAAQLERDIGLSVHLQVNNRHVPTRDVAC, from the coding sequence ATGATCTGTTCTCTCAAGCGTCGTTTTGATTACCTTTTTTCAAAGGCGCAAGCGCTGATCTTGCTGGCGTTCGGACAGCGGGAACAAGCCCTGTCCCGGTTTGACCGCATGCTGGTGCTTTTGCCCATGGACCGTTATGCACTTGCCAGCCGTGCCCATGTGCTGGTCCAGCTCAACAGGCTGGATGACTCCATTGCCAACTTGCAGCAACTCAGCCGCGTCACGGGTACGCCAGTGCAGCAGGCTGCGGCCTGCTTCAACCTGGGTTATGTATTGCAGCAGAACGGACGGCATGATGAAGCCCGCCCTGCATTTGAAAAAGCCACCGAACACCAGCCTTGCATGGACCGGGCGTGGTACGGTCTTGCGCTGGTGCTGATCCGTCAGCGGCAGTTTCATGAGGCAAGGCTGGCGCTGCAAAAAACTACACGGCTGCAACCCATGAGTCCCTATGGCTGGTATCGGTTGGCAGAGGTCAATCTGGCGCTGAGTGAACCCGAAAAAGCGCGCCAGGTGATTGATCACCTGCGCCAGTTCGAACCCAAGGTGGCCGCGCAACTTGAGCGCGACATCGGCCTGTCTGTCCATTTGCAAGTTAATAACCGGCATGTCCCGACGCGTGATGTTGCCTGCTGA
- a CDS encoding DUF4212 domain-containing protein, with amino-acid sequence MLPAELHRRYWRKNMVVTALLLFVWFVATFGVAYFARFLSFSFFGWPFSFWMGAQGALLIYCLIVGFYAWYMNRLDAEHDVADEDD; translated from the coding sequence ATGTTGCCTGCTGAATTGCATCGCCGTTACTGGCGCAAAAACATGGTGGTGACGGCCTTGCTATTGTTCGTCTGGTTCGTCGCGACTTTTGGCGTTGCCTACTTTGCGCGGTTTCTTAGCTTCAGTTTTTTCGGCTGGCCCTTTAGTTTCTGGATGGGTGCACAAGGCGCATTGCTGATCTATTGCCTGATTGTTGGTTTTTATGCCTGGTACATGAACCGGCTTGATGCAGAGCATGACGTAGCAGACGAGGACGACTGA